One window of Marinobacterium aestuarii genomic DNA carries:
- a CDS encoding phage tail protein, with product MSEPFIGEIRLAGFDFAPRGWAKCDGQLLPISQNTSLFSLLGTQYGGDGVTTFALPDLRGRSPVGAGHGPGLETIIQGKTGGTESVTLQQAQLPSHSHQAQASIAIPANSTSSDTTPAPATNTVLGPASNSGRPGALYSTETPNTTLEPFNNPVTVQPTGGSQPVQIRNPFLGSNFIIALQGLYPSRN from the coding sequence ATGAGTGAACCCTTTATCGGCGAAATCCGCCTGGCCGGTTTTGACTTTGCCCCCCGCGGCTGGGCCAAGTGTGACGGTCAGCTATTGCCCATTTCCCAAAATACCTCGCTGTTTTCGTTGCTTGGCACCCAGTACGGCGGCGACGGTGTCACCACTTTCGCCCTGCCCGACCTGCGCGGACGCAGCCCGGTCGGGGCCGGCCATGGCCCTGGACTCGAGACTATCATTCAGGGAAAAACAGGCGGCACTGAGTCCGTGACTCTGCAACAAGCCCAACTGCCATCTCACAGCCACCAGGCCCAGGCAAGCATTGCCATTCCGGCCAACAGCACCAGCTCCGATACGACCCCGGCACCGGCTACCAACACCGTACTGGGACCGGCCAGCAACTCAGGTCGACCCGGCGCCCTTTACAGCACCGAAACGCCCAACACTACACTGGAACCCTTTAACAACCCCGTGACGGTGCAGCCGACAGGCGGCAGCCAACCTGTACAGATCCGCAATCCCTTTCTGGGCAGCAACTTCATCATCGCACTGCAAGGCCTCTACCCTTCGCGTAACTGA
- a CDS encoding GNAT family N-acetyltransferase encodes MPSSDYQIRAQQAIDHAFLQRLYASTRTTELSAFGWEVSAINAFLQQQFLLQSRYYQDHFPNADFWLIERHDQPIGRLYLLWDQASVQLIDIALLPEQRGAGLGSRLLNELLARTDTCGLAVKLHVESHNPALRLYLRLGFGIIADKGVYLEMQRPPRSATTDRFADVTLPKLWPDQNMPLSLPSAERVAARPN; translated from the coding sequence GTGCCCAGCTCTGACTACCAAATTCGTGCGCAACAAGCCATAGATCACGCCTTTCTTCAGCGCCTCTACGCCTCCACCCGCACCACAGAACTGTCCGCCTTTGGCTGGGAAGTATCGGCGATCAATGCCTTTTTGCAACAGCAGTTTTTGCTGCAGTCACGCTACTACCAGGACCATTTCCCCAACGCAGATTTCTGGCTGATCGAACGCCACGACCAGCCAATTGGCCGGCTTTATCTCTTGTGGGACCAGGCCTCCGTGCAACTGATCGATATCGCCCTGCTGCCCGAACAGCGTGGTGCAGGCCTGGGGAGCCGGTTGCTCAATGAGCTGCTGGCCCGCACCGATACCTGCGGCCTTGCCGTCAAACTTCATGTTGAATCACACAATCCGGCGTTGCGCCTTTACCTGCGCCTGGGCTTTGGCATCATCGCCGACAAGGGCGTTTATCTGGAAATGCAGCGGCCTCCCCGGTCGGCAACCACAGACCGTTTCGCCGATGTAACGCTCCCCAAACTCTGGCCGGATCAAAACATGCCACTTAGCCTCCCCTCTGCGGAGCGCGTAGCGGCGCGGCCAAACTAA